From Ktedonobacteraceae bacterium:
GATATTTAAGACACGTATAATATAGTTCGAAGGAATACATTTGCCCCGCTGAGACGGTGAGACGCAAGGGTTTGCAGTTTCTCCTTTTTCCCTGTATACTTGGTATACAGGGAATATATCGCACCACGAGCTAATTCATGCTTCCTATTCCCTCGGCATTTACATGGACTTGTCGTATAGAACTTTTTGAGGAGGATTTGACATGACACAGTTTGTTTTTCCCCCGTCGGCATTTCTTCCACTCGCGATTGGCTTCTTTGGCCTCGGCACCGGCTACTTCGTCTGGGGAGGCCACGCGGTATTCGGCTACCCCAAGGAATCATTGGATGTGAGCCGGTCGATGGGTATGTGGGCATTCTGGATGCCGGGCTTCATGCAGTTTATCACCGGCATTACTCTCCTGGTCGGATTGACCTGGTTCAATGTCTTTGCCAAGCCGGGAGGCGCGGCGACTTCACCCCTCTATATGGCCGCGCTGGCTTTCACGGCATATGGTATCCACTGGTTTGCCATGGCGCACCGGCGTTTCATCGGTGCCAGCGCATTGCCCGACGCCTGGATGGCAATTGCATTCTTTTTGATCTCCGTACTGGGCGTGATTGTTTTCGCAATCGCGGGCGATGTTCCGGTCGTGATCGTCTTTATCGGTCTGTCTTTGATCTACCTGACGGAAGCTCCCACGCGCTTTGGCTTCTTCCCCATGGGAGCGCGCCTGGTCGGTATCTGGCAGTTGCTTACCGGCATCTGGCTGATGTACCTGACATTTGCCGTAACATTGAACTTTTCCAACGGCCTGCACCTCTGGGTATAGGCTGAAGCAGGCGCTGGTAGGGCGTATCTTCCTATTCTTTCCAGATCAGGAAGGTACGCCTTTTATTTTAAAATGGGCAGGTCGGCTAGCGTCTCTTTTTTCCACTGTCGCAGGTGATGAAAGTCCGTTTTGTGAGAAAATATGAGGATACATTCCATGTTCACCCTACGTCGTTACACCCCCGCCGATCAAGAAGCTATCGAGTACCTGCATGTCTATGCTCTTGAGCAGACCGGTGCCTATCTGGGACGCGGCCCCTGGGACGATGATATCTATACCATTGAGGAAACGTATCTTAACAACCAGGGAGAATTTTTGATCGGCGAATGGGATGGGGTCTTCGTGGCTATGGGAGCCTTTCGCCACACGGGTCCGCGGCGTGCCGAAATCAAACGTATGCGTGTCCACCCTGACTACCAGGGTCGCGGGCTTGGCCAAATCATCCTCAACGAACTCGAAGCCCGCGCCCGCGCCATGGGCTACAAAACCTTGCACCTGGATACATCGATCCTGCAAATTCCCGCCCGTAAGCTCTACGAAAAAAACGGCTATCGCGAGGTTGGCAGGGATAACTATGGCGGTCTGGAAGTCATTTTGTATGAGAAAGAACTGGGTTAAGCTCTATCCCCTGCTTTCCTGCAATTCCCTTTCCATTTCTCCC
This genomic window contains:
- a CDS encoding GNAT family N-acetyltransferase yields the protein MFTLRRYTPADQEAIEYLHVYALEQTGAYLGRGPWDDDIYTIEETYLNNQGEFLIGEWDGVFVAMGAFRHTGPRRAEIKRMRVHPDYQGRGLGQIILNELEARARAMGYKTLHLDTSILQIPARKLYEKNGYREVGRDNYGGLEVILYEKELG